A single region of the Massilia sp. erpn genome encodes:
- the czcI gene encoding cation efflux protein, CzcI family, which produces MAADNAKIPGVKRLVLIFLLAILPLQYAWSAAAAYCGHESGKSQHFGHHAHEHKDKAGAEKPIEIKKSTKIHDDCGVCHLSLQASLLPAPTPVLSPDSGAWPPQEAPPFTSFIADGPKRPDWRRLA; this is translated from the coding sequence TTGGCGGCAGATAATGCTAAAATCCCCGGCGTGAAACGACTTGTGCTCATTTTCCTGCTCGCCATCCTCCCGCTCCAGTATGCCTGGTCGGCGGCTGCCGCCTATTGCGGACACGAGTCGGGCAAGAGCCAGCACTTCGGCCATCACGCGCATGAGCATAAAGACAAGGCTGGCGCGGAAAAGCCGATCGAGATCAAAAAATCCACCAAGATTCATGACGATTGCGGCGTCTGTCATCTGTCGCTGCAAGCGTCGCTGCTGCCCGCTCCCACGCCCGTGCTGTCGCCGGACAGCGGGGCTTGGCCGCCGCAGGAGGCACCACCTTTCACTTCCTTCATCGCCGACGGGCCCAAACGCCCCGACTGGCGCCGTCTCGCCTGA
- a CDS encoding MarC family protein → MTQNFLQTFILLLLVTDPFGNVPLFAAAMSSVPPARRPRVVIRECLIASAVLLIFMFFGRHFLNALSLSEASLRIAGSVILLLIAIRMIFPHPDGVLGRTEGGEPFIVPLAIPALAGPSALATVLLFSRESTHEVLVHVAALGALLVVWLAVFLGAERLQKVLGPQVMTAFERLMGLILAAMSIEMLMGGIREFVKTL, encoded by the coding sequence ATGACTCAGAACTTCCTCCAGACTTTTATCCTGTTGCTGCTGGTGACAGACCCCTTTGGCAACGTGCCTTTATTCGCCGCCGCCATGTCCTCGGTGCCGCCGGCACGCCGTCCGCGCGTCGTCATCCGCGAATGCCTGATTGCCAGCGCCGTGCTGCTGATCTTCATGTTTTTCGGCCGTCACTTCCTGAACGCGCTGTCGCTGTCCGAAGCCTCGCTGCGCATTGCCGGTAGCGTGATTCTGCTGCTGATCGCCATCCGCATGATCTTCCCGCATCCAGACGGTGTGCTGGGCCGCACCGAAGGCGGCGAACCCTTCATCGTGCCGCTGGCGATTCCCGCCCTGGCCGGCCCTTCGGCCCTGGCCACCGTGCTGCTGTTCTCGCGCGAGAGTACCCACGAAGTGCTGGTGCATGTGGCCGCGCTGGGCGCGCTGCTGGTGGTCTGGCTGGCCGTCTTCCTCGGCGCCGAGCGCCTGCAGAAAGTCCTCGGCCCGCAGGTGATGACGGCGTTCGAGCGTTTGATGGGCCTGATCCTGGCCGCCATGTCGATCGAGATGCTGATGGGCGGTATCCGCGAATTCGTCAAAACCCTGTAA
- a CDS encoding autorepressor SdpR family transcription factor produces MNATNDTFKALADPARREILGLLRQGEMTAGELAAHFDTSRPTMSHHFAVLADADLISRRRDGQTIWYSLNTTVLQDMLAWMMELTVTEPKGKKA; encoded by the coding sequence ATGAACGCGACCAACGATACTTTCAAAGCCTTGGCCGATCCGGCGCGGCGCGAGATTTTGGGCCTGCTGCGCCAGGGCGAAATGACGGCCGGCGAGCTGGCCGCGCATTTCGATACCAGCCGCCCCACGATGTCGCACCATTTCGCGGTGCTGGCCGACGCCGACCTGATTTCGCGCCGGCGCGATGGTCAGACCATCTGGTACTCGCTGAACACCACGGTCCTGCAGGACATGCTGGCCTGGATGATGGAATTGACTGTGACCGAACCGAAAGGAAAGAAGGCATGA